The Myotis daubentonii chromosome 19, mMyoDau2.1, whole genome shotgun sequence genome window below encodes:
- the LOC132221867 gene encoding olfactory receptor 10D1B-like, protein MRNASVVTEFILLGIPHTEDLETVLFVLFLTFYVFTLVGNLLILLAIASSARLHTPMYFFLCELSVCDIFFPSVSSPKMLFYLSGYSRAISYAGCVSQLFFYHFLGCTECFLYTVMAYDRFVAICHPLRYQVIMSPRVCAILASGTSFFGCVQATFLTTLTFQLPYCGPNEVDYFFCDIPVMLKLACADTAALEMVGFISVGLMPLSCFLLILASYSRIVYSILQIRSTQGQRHAFSTCSAHLTAILLFYMPVVLIYLRPTPSPWLDAMVQVLNNLITPMLNPLIYSLRNKEVKSSLRKVLHQLGFLPEHL, encoded by the coding sequence ATGAGGAATGCCTCAGTGGTGACCGAGTTCATCCTGCTGGGCATCCCACACACAGAGGATCTGGAGACCGTGCTCTTTGTCCTGTTTTTGACCTTCTACGTCTTCACTCTTGTGGGAAACCTGCTCATCCTGCTGGCCATTGCCTCCTCCGCTCGACTGCACACCCCCAtgtatttcttcttgtgtgagcTGTCTGTGTGTGACATATTTTTCCCTTCTGTGAGCTCCCCCAAGATGCTCTTCTACCTCTCAGGGTACAGCCGAGCCATCTCCTATGCCGGATGTGTGTCCCAGCTGTTCTTTTACCATTTCCTGGGCTGCACCGAGTGCTTCCTGTACACGgtgatggcctatgaccgctTCGTGGCCATCTGTCACCCTCTACGCTACCAGGTGATCATGAGCCCCAGGGTGTGTGCCATCCTGGCCTCGGGGACCTCGTTTTTTGGCTGTGTTCAGGCCACCTTTCTAACCACTCTCACCTTCCAGTTACCCTACTGTGGCCCCAATGAGGTGGACTATTTCTTCTGTGACATCCCCGTGATGCTGAAGCTGGCTTGTGCGGACACCGCAGCCCTGGAGATGGTGGGGTTCATCAGTGTGGGCCTCATGCCCCTCAGCTGCTTTCTTCTCATCCTCGCCTCCTACAGCCGCATTGTCTACTCCATCCTGCAGATCCGCTCCACCCAGGGCCAACGCCATGCCTTCTCCACCTGCAGCGCCCACCTCACTGCCATCCTACTTTTCTACATGCCAGTGGTCCTCATCTACTTAAGGCCAACGCCAAGCCCCTGGCTGGATGCAATGGTTCAGGTCCTGAATAACCTGATcacccccatgctgaaccccttgaTCTACAGCCTCAGGAACAAGGAGGTAAAATCATCTCTGAGGAAAGTCCTGCATCAACTGGGCTTTCTTCCTGAGCACTTGTAG
- the LOC132221827 gene encoding olfactory receptor 10D1B-like, with protein sequence MRNASVVTEFILLGIPHTEDLETMLFVLFLTFYVFTLVGNLLILLAIASSARLHTPMYFFLCELSVCDIFFPSVSSPKMLFYLSGYSRAISYAGCVSQLFFYHFLGCTECFLYTVMAYDRFVAICHPLRYQVIMSPRVCAILASGTSFFGCVQATFLTTLTFQLPYCGPNEVDYFFCDIPVMLKLACADTAALEMVGFISVGLMPLSCFLLILASYSRIVYSILQIRSTQGQRHAFSTCSAHLTAILLSFMPVVLIYLRPTTDPWLDATVQVLNNLVTPMLNPLIYSLRNKEVKSSLRKVLHQLGFLSEHL encoded by the coding sequence ATGAGGAATGCCTCAGTGGTGACCGAGTTCATCCTGCTGGGCATCCCACACACAGAGGATCTGGAGACCATGCTCTTTGTCCTGTTTTTGACCTTCTACGTCTTCACTCTTGTGGGAAACCTGCTCATCCTGCTGGCCATTGCCTCCTCCGCTCGACTGCACACCCCCAtgtatttcttcttgtgtgagcTGTCTGTGTGTGACATATTTTTCCCTTCTGTGAGCTCCCCCAAGATGCTCTTCTACCTCTCAGGGTACAGCCGAGCCATCTCCTATGCCGGCTGCGTGTCCCAGCTCTTCTTTTACCATTTCCTGGGCTGCACCGAGTGCTTCCTGTACACAgtgatggcctatgaccgctTCGTGGCCATCTGTCACCCTCTACGCTACCAGGTGATCATGAGCCCCAGGGTGTGTGCCATCCTGGCCTCGGGGACCTCGTTTTTTGGCTGTGTTCAGGCCACCTTTCTAACCACTCTCACCTTCCAGTTACCCTACTGTGGCCCCAATGAGGTGGACTATTTCTTCTGTGACATCCCCGTGATGCTGAAGCTGGCTTGTGCGGACACCGCAGCCCTGGAGATGGTGGGGTTCATCAGTGTGGGCCTCATGCCCCTCAGCTGCTTTCTTCTCATCCTCGCCTCCTACAGCCGCATTGTCTACTCCATCCTGCAGATCCGCTCCACCCAGGGCCAACGCCATGCCTTCTCCACCTGCAGCGCCCACCTCACTGCCATCCTACTTTCCTTCATGCCAGTGGTCCTCATCTACCTAAGGCCAACAACAGATCCCTGGCTGGATGCAACGGTTCAGGTTCTGAAtaacctggtcacccccatgctgaaccccttgaTCTACAGCCTCAGGAACAAGGAGGTAAAATCATCTCTGAGGAAAGTCCTGCATCAACTGGGCTTTCTTTCTGAGCACTTGTAG
- the LOC132221799 gene encoding olfactory receptor 6X1-like, translated as MRNGTAITEFILLGFPGIHGLQVPIFTVIFCIYILTLAGNGLIIALVWAEPRLQTPMYFFLCNLSFLEIWYTTTVIPKLLETLVVARTAICPPCCLLQSFFHFFLGTTEFFILTSMSFDRYLAICKPLRYPAIMTSSLCLQLALSSWAVGFAIVFCQTMLLIQLPFCGDNVINHFYCDVGPILKAACGDTSTLELLGLLATVLVIPGSLLFTVISYASILSTILKIPSAPGCQKAFSTCASHLTVVSLLYGAVVFMYLRPTAHSSFKTNKVVSVLNTILTPLLNPFIYTIRNKEVKEALTKAMAFPKTHRHAE; from the coding sequence ATGAGAAATGGCACAGCCATCACAGAGTTCATTCTCCTCGGCTTTCCTGGGATCCACGGGCTCCAAGTCCCCATCTTCACCGTGATCTTTTGCATCTACATACTCACCCTGGCAGGCAATGGGCTCATTATTGCCCTTGTCTGGGCTGAGCCCAGACTGCAAACTCCAatgtacttcttcctctgcaACTTGTCCTTCCTAGAGATCTGGTACACCACCACGGTCATCCCTAAACTGCTGGAAACCCTTGTGGTGGCAAGAACAGCGATCTGCCCCCCGTGCTGCCTGCTGCAGTCCTTCTTCCACTTCTTCCTGGGCACCACTGAGTTCTTCATCCTCACCAGCATGTCCTTTGACCGTTACCTGGCCATCTGCAAGCCCCTTCGCTACCCCGCCATCATGACCAGCAGCCTCTGCCTGCAActggccctcagctcctgggCGGTGGGCTTTGCCATTGTGTTTTGCCAGACGATGCTGCTCATCCAGTTGCCGTTCTGCGGCGACAATGTCATCAATCATTTCTACTGTGACGTGGGTCCCATCTTGAAAGCAGCCTGTGGAGACACGAGCACTTTGGAGCTTCTAGGTCTCTTGGCAACCGTCCTGGTGATCCCAGGGTCGCTGCTCTTCACTGTGATTTCTTATGCGTCCATTCTGTCTACCATCCTGAAGATTCCTTCggcccctggctgccagaaggctTTCTCTACCTGTGCCTCTCACCTGACAGTGGTCTCTCTGCTTTATGGAGCCGTCGTGTTCATGTACCTGAGACCCACCGCACACTCCTCCTTTAAGACAAATAAGGTGGTGTCGGTGCTGAATACTATCCTCACGCCCCTTCTGAACCCCTTCATTTACACCATTAGgaacaaggaggtaaaagaagCCCTGACGAAAGCAATGGCTTTTCCAAAGACTCATCGTCATGCAGAGTAA